The following are from one region of the Eulemur rufifrons isolate Redbay chromosome 17, OSU_ERuf_1, whole genome shotgun sequence genome:
- the LOC138398246 gene encoding large ribosomal subunit protein eL42-like, whose amino-acid sequence MVNVPKTRRTFCKKCGQHQPHKVTQYKKGKDSLCAQGKRRYDRKQSGYGGQTKQIFRKKAKTTKKIVLRLECVEPNCRSKRMLAIKRCKHFELGGDKKRKGQVIQF is encoded by the coding sequence ATGGTGAACGTTCCTAAAACCCGCCGGACTTTCTGTAAGAAATGTGGCCAGCATCAACCCCACAAAGTGACACAGTACAAGAAGGGCAAGGACTCTCTGTGTGCCCAGGGAAAGCGCCGTTATGATAGGAAGCAGAGTGGCTATGGTGGGCAGACTAAGCAGATTTTCCGGAAAAAGGCTAAAACTACAAAGAAGATTGTGCTGAGGCTTGAGTGTGTCGAGCCCAACTGCAGATCTAAGAGAATGCTGGCTATTAAGAGATGCAAGCATTTCGAACTGGGAGGAGATAAGAAGAGAAAGGGCCAAGTGATCCAGTTCTAA